tgaattcatagaatcatagaatatcccaagttgggtTATTCAGATGTGGAAAATTCAGATATTTAAATGTGGCTGACAGAATACTGATACTTCTAAATACAGATACAAGTTGGAAATACAAATCATTGCAGACAGAGATCCCAGAAGTACAGGAGAAATATTAAGTGAATGCCaacaataaagcaaaaattaCAAGCAAATTACAGTTGTGTGTATAAATTCATGTTCTGTGAAAGGCATAGAGCTATTTCTCAACTGGTTTTAAACCCATGAGCACTTTTAAGGAAAGTCTATTGTGTATTACAAATAAAAGAGCATTAAGAAAGAACATGAGATGAGGTGGAAACCAGCTGGCCTATCAGTCGGTAATAACAATCTCAGTAAATTTTGCTTTGGGAGGAATATATATGTAAAGAGCCTAACACACTATAAAACACTCAAAACCCAACAAGGAACCTCATTCTATGacttctgttgctgctgctggagtaGGAAAACGGCATGTGTTGGACAAGAAAAATGGCTTGCTTATGGTGAACAACCTTTAGAGCAAGAACATGTGCGTGCAGTTGCAAGAAACGTAGTTATATGTAAATTTTGAGAGCCAAAATAAGGCACACATCTGGCTTGTCTGCAAACAAATGCTGCAATATTTACATTGGACCATTTTATCACCTGTATCCTTCAGAGTGATGAATGAGAAACTTCACTACAATTTTACTGCCTTGGATAACCTTATGGATCTCCTGTGGGAAAATAAGTTAATTCCAGGTAAGAGCAGCTCCGTCTCCTCACTGCTAGCCACATCTGTTTGACCATATTGTGCAATCATCAGACAGAACCACTCTTAGTGAGCTTTGCCAAAGCTGATTTTGatcagaattcattttttttactgcttgcATTTACCTCATGTCCACGTAAATGTAAACAGGGTAAGAAAAGCATCATTAGGGCACTTAAGACAACACAAATTCTTTTACATTGCTTGCAACAATAATCTGAGATGTTTCAATTGGAAAATGAGATTTCTTGAAGAGGAGAGAGTTTTGTACCCATTAGCTTTGTGCCTCAAAGGGGCCAGAGAAGCAGGTGCTCAAAGTAGAGCCTTCCCCTGTATTTCTGCAGTGTTTGATGTTTACCATGTGCCTTCAGTTTGTGATTGTAACTATTATTATTGATTACTATTGTCATCAACAAGTAACAAGAGTGAGCAACCTCAAATCTGAAATATTCCCAGTGGGGACATGtagaaacaggaaagaaagtcCACTAAACAATGCTGCATGTTATCTGTGTTTCTTCACTAACACGTTTGCTTCAGATAATGCAATAACCCCTTAGGTAATCAAAAGGGATTATCgttcacaataaataaataaataaataaataaataaataaataaataaataaatctattttttgtGTCTATTTTAGGATTTGAATTGATGGGAAATCCGTCaggatattttttaaattttgaagaTAAAGAGCAGGCAGTAAGATGGAGAAATTTAATTACACTTCTGGCCAGGAGATACATAGGTAagtttcaaaaaaacaaacctaaccaaaccaaaacaaaacaaaaacaaacaagcaagtcCTATTACTTATTCTGTTGTGATCCTTTCTAACTACCTCAGAAAATTTTGTGGGTTGTGTTCAATGTCATGACACTGAATTTCAGcacaaaactggaaaaatcCATGCCAGAATAGCCAATGGGACAATTGCCCCATTTTGCTCTTCCATGTCCAACAGCCTGGATGGGCATTTGGCCTTTGGCAGCACATttggccttcctctggggactgAGTTTTAACTTCTTTATGTTATTGTGGTTGTAAACCACCAGCTGGCATTAGGCCATGATAACCTGAATGCATCCCACGTGACAGCTCCAAATATTTCCAACAAAGCAGAATCCTTAGCCTGAGTCTCACTTAGGCCGGGTGCCCTCCCCACAAAGCTATTACTCACATCACCTCACTGCAGTTCTGTGTTGGTGGTCCTGTCATCTTTTTCAAATATTGCTACATCTAAAATGAAGTATCGTTTTGAAATCACTAAAATTGCATTTTCCGGATTATTAAAAACAGTTAATTTACACTCGAGTGCAGTATAACAGGGTGGTATAACCTCATGTGTAGCACATGACTAACTGATAGGATTGTCTGTACATGCACTCAGCGCACTGATAAATGAGGCCTCTCACACAGGTAGATACGGATTGGCGCATGTTGCTAAATGGAATTTCGAAACTTGGAATGAACCAGACCACCATGACTTTGACAATGTGACTATGACAGTGGAAGGTAAGCATATTTTGGAGTACTTACTAGTGTAGTAAGggagaagtgtgtgtgtgttgggtgGGAAACAGTAAGAAAGGAGAGatgctggaaaagaaataagGTAGGTAGGAGAGCTAAGAAGTGTGAAAGGtgtatttaatcttttttgCTCAGGTCATATTACTTACTACAATAATTACTCTGTTCCCTGCTTCAGCATCAGTGCAATACAGGGTTAGCAGAACggggaaaacagaagaggagTTACACTGTTAAGTCCTGTTCATTGGTTATAAAACACTATAAAGTAGTTTACTAGAGGTAGCAGGGTGGAGGGTGGAGTAAAGAGGAAAACCATTCACTGATAGATGCATGATTTGTGAACCTGTCCTCACAAGACCTTTGAAAGAACCTTGTGAATGCAGCAGAGGTTTTCGTGTCTTCTCATGTTGCCAGTGCCTAGGAAAGAGTAGACTCAGCTTGTGAGGTCCTGCCAATAAATGCAATAATAGAAAGAGTTATAATATCTCCCCCCAGATTTAGACCAAGATTCTATTTTGAGTTATTATTGCTGATACATGTATCTGCTTGGACTTCAGGGTTCCTCAACTATTACGATGCCTGCTCAGAAGGATTAAGAGCAGCCAGTCCTCTACTAAAATTTGGAGGGCCTGGAGATTCCTTCCACCCCTTTCCCAAGTCACCCATATGCTGGAATCTTCTGCGTCATTGCTACAATGGAACCAACTTCTTCACAGGGGAGACTGGTGTAAGGCTGGACTACATCTCTCTTCATAAGAAGGTTGGTCCATGACTTCAAtgtaaagctatttttaatCAGTTTAGTCCAACTTacattttattctgatttaTGACATTGATTCCTAGGTGAGTGTGCAACCTATATCAGGAATCATAACTAGCTGCCTATTCTAAAGAAACTTTGAAGAATATGGTCAGTCGCAAGACTTCAACTCAAAGGCCCATGCCGAATTCCCACAGGGATTCATCTCCTCTACATCTTATGTTTTAGGAGGAGCTCATACAATCAGCGCATACTGTAGTGGATGAGGTGTAAGATTCTAATACTGTCTAGTCCACAAGCTCCTCAGGAGCTCTAGTAACATGTTCTCGTAATGTGTTTAGGACTCCGTGTCGTGTCTCTACTACCATTTGCTCACTTTTACTAAGCAGACATGAAATATTGTTGCAGGGAGGTGGGCGTTCTCTCTACATCTTGGACCAAGAAGTGGAAACAGTTGAACAGATTCAGAAGTTGTTTCCAAAATTTGCTTCTGTTCCCATATACAATGATGAAGCAGATCCTCTGGTTGGATGGTCCATCCCACAGCCGTGGCGAGCTGATGTGACATATGCAGCTATGGTTGTAAAGGTAACTTTGTTCATTGACAGTCTTGTCACATTTGGGTCTCCTAAAGTGTTAATGCAGTTGCAAAAGTAAACTTACggtcaatttttattttttcttattctgacTAGTcagaataacagaaataaaatagagagCCTAATAAATACAGATGGTGTTTCCCTGAACAGTTTAACAGTAGCTTTACTTACTTtgtattaattttcttcatctgcCCTAAAAAAACACTGATAACTAGCCATCCATGTGTTGGAGAATGTGTTGGATAGTGTATACAATTTCCCAGTTAAATCCACCTGATAAGACTATacccacacattctctctccaAGCTGTCACCTCACTTCTGTGGGATTATTTCCCAGCCTCTTCACAAGTTTATCTTGTCAAGGAACATCAGGTATAATTATGAAGTCCATTGAGCTCTAAGCATAAGCCCATTCTTTGTCTTTGAATAATGATTCTCTACATATGGTCATATTAATTACTGCCAATACTGCTCCTgatcagaaaagcagaaggagaagagaaTGCTCAGCTTTCCTGTCCTTGCAGGAACAGCAGTCTGGTCCCTGAGCAAGCTCAGGTCTTTCCCCTACAAAGCAACAGTTCCCACTGCATGCCTGTTTTGTGAGTCACTACCTTATACAGCATCCAGAGTCCAAACACTCCTGTGCAAAGCAGTAATTCCCAAACGTGGGAGCATGTATGTCACCCAGGAATGGGATGCATGTTGTCAGCTGTGCCTGTGGACAAAGGCTTCTAACTCCTTTAGGCTGCAAGTCAGAAGGATTCTTCTCCAGAGCAGCAAGTCACTGGCTGCATCGCAGGGAGTTTGTGAGAGAAACAGCAGTGTTTATAGTGACATGGCGTTATGAGGGGATAAAAAAGACCAATCCAACAAAAAATTAACACTTTGGTAGATAGGAGCTGGAGCCCAGTGTCGTtaaatgtacatgtacatgCTTCAGGGTCACAATTATGAGACCTTCTCTGTTGTCAGCTTTCTGAAGTAGTGTTTGATTCTGATATCTAGGCACAATCCAGTAAACACAGGCTTTTCGAAGAACAGCTCAGTAACCAGTGCAATACTGAGAGAGAATGTGTTCCTTGTTAGCACTAAAAGGATAAAACTCCTTGTTGAGGAATGGAATCCGGGACCAGTTTATAGGCAGTCTAATGGGTACAAAGTCACTCCAGATATGGagtatttacatttatttcagcTAATAAATACAGTTTACTAATCCAATATTCAAAACAGAGGAATATCATTTGTAGTTCAGTCACCAAGGAAACATATCAATAATTTTTGCAAACTACCAGTGGTAGTCATTTCAGAGAATTTTTATTGCCTAAACTGTGTGGATACTTCAAATTTTCCAGTGATTAATGTATTATCTAAAAATAGTTTCTTCAAGAGGTGTGAAGAACAGTTTTGTTCTTCACGCTTTCCTAAATGACAGAGTGACAGCTCTTTCTAATATGCCGTaaagactaaaaataaaaaataaataaagatacaaTGTTTTCTTCGGATTTTTTTCAATGATGAAGTTCCATTTTCTCCATGATTTTGCAGGTAATCACCCAGCATCAAAACCTGCTTATTGCCAAAGCCAACAACACCATCAACTACACACTGCTGAGTAATGACAATGCCTTCCTGAGCTACTACCCGCACTACTTCACACAGCGGACTCTGACAGCACGTTTCCAGATGAACAATACAAAGCCACCTCATGTCCAGATGGTGCGGAAGCCAGTGCTGACTGTCATGGGCTTGCTGGCACTGCTAGGTATGGTAATCACCGAGGAGAGAGCACATCAGTAACTTCATCTACCTAGGAGCTTCTCGCATGACAGAGATTAGGTCAGCCTCTTCACTCCTGATAAATGCCAGATTTCTCCTACCCAGCTGTGGTTGTTAGAAAAATGAACTCTCATTTCCTCCGAGAAATTAATAGCTCAGGAGAATCTTCCTGACAGCCTGTCATCTCTTTGATTTAATCTACTGCTTTGTTTACAAATTCTGCGTGCCAACCACTCTTTTTAGTTGACTGGTACTTCCTCATGTGCCATCATTTCAGGCTGCAAATGACTTTAATAAATCCCTACAGCTGTAAGACACACGCAGCCTACTAAAGGAAGATCCTAACTCACTGTTACATATGTAGACTTTGTTAGCTGAACTGCTGAGCATAAGACCTGCTGCAGTATGTGCATGCTCTGCAGTAATAAAATCCACTCATAATCCTTACCGATGCTACACCTGATAAAAAAACTATAGGCACTCAGCCTATAGATCCTTATGTTTTGACCCTTTTTATATCAGAAGTTGGACAGAGTAGCAGTTATGCTTACAGAGTTGTCACAttttttcaaaggagaaaagcagatcTTTGCAGAAGTAAAGAGCAGTGAAGgcaaaagcactgaaaatgaCACAGTTGGTGTCCTGGCATCTGTGCACACCCCAAGTGAGCTGCAGCCCTCAGACAGTTGGCAAGCTACTCTACTGATTTATTCAAGTGAAGATAACAGGACTTCATCCAATATCAGCACTGTCACAGTGAATGCCACCCACTTCCCCAAACTTAAAGGTAAGTAAACATCACGTAGGCAGTTCACATAATTGATTATGAAGGCAGAACATGTGCTGAAAAACTTCTGATGAGTTTATTTTCCTGGCGAGAGTTTCATTTGCTAACTTTCTCACTCATCTTCTGGGCActcccatttttttctgagatattATGGTGCTCTTGTAGGAAAAGCTCTTTCTACTTTGCCCCTGTCTTTAACAACAGCTGCAAATGCTACCTTTTCAGAAAGCTATTCACCTTAGCTGGGTAATGCCAGGCAAAAAATTCCCTTACCAAGATCACTTCAGGGTAGCCAACATGACCACACTAGTACATAATTGATGCAGTTGTCCAACAAATGCATGTAGCACCTCTGCAAAAACTAAGTGGGCTTCAATTCTGGATGTGGAAATAATAACTTAAAATTTGAACTTGGAAACTATAGGTTGGGTTGTAGAGCCTTATAAGAGTGCTAGCCCTGTCGTCATGACTTTCCACTGTAAGCCAGGCTCCAGAGTGCTGAAATCACTTTTGCAAATGCAGATGTCAACACCTTCTGCTACATTTATCCTTGTTGGTATTTAAATCCAAATGGAAGGTTtactttctttcatttgtgtTCCTGAAGAGCCAGTGTATATGACGTATTACCTGGATAACAACCAAACCAATCCCTACCTGAAGTGGAAGGAACTAGGAAGCCCTGACTTTCCCTCCCCAGAGCAGTTCCAGCAAATCAGGGATGCTGAGGTATGACCATGTATTTGCTTGAAGTGTTGTATGGCCAAAGAGGTTGTTAATTGATTAATTACAGATAAAGAGACAAGGCATCAGCTCAGGTAGTCAAATGTTTTTCCTTAGTCCACAGTCATGTGTTTCTCCTATGCATTTGGAAATGGACTTGCAGCCATGCAGAGAAGTGTATCTCACAGACAATTGGTAGCTCACAGACAATTGGTAGCTCCTCCTTGTGCCTCTCAGTGGCTCCTGGAATTTCCCCTCGTCCTCACCAATTATGATTTCACCCCAGAGGGGACAGAGGAATAAGTTCTTAGGTGTCCCCCCTCACTGAGAAAAGCCATGCCCACATTACTTACTGTGTATAAAAATATGTGAGTGGCAGATAATTTTAGGTCATTCTCTCATAGCATTCGGACCCGTGGGTTAAAATAAAGGAGAACACCTTTACCAACTCAGTGCTCACAGACAGTAATTGCCTTCCGACTTTGGTGTACAGTAGTACTGTGTCATCTCTTCCCAATCACTATAAACCCCTATTGCTAAGGCCTATGGGATCCTATAGGAGCCATAAGGTCTTCCTTTGGCAAGACAGCAAAAAGGCTTTAGATCCTTTTGGCCGTCTTGTGAAACCTCATCTGAGTGGCTGTTGCAGCTAGCAATAACTTTCAGTGCACACTGGAGATCTACAGCAAAGAGGTGGGGCAGTTTGTAAAGACCTTAGAGCCTGAAAGGCAAGCCTGAGAGGTTACTTAAACCAGCAGACTGCAGCTAAAGGGCATTGTGGCCTAGTATTTTGTGGGATTGGACATAAGCTGTGTGTTTTGTGAAGGGATGGAATAGAGCCAAAATAGAAAAGAGTCTCTTAGGTTGAAGAACTTTGATGGTTATAAACCATGTATCAGCAAATATTTACAACTCTACCAGAATTTTTTTACAACCCCCAAGTAAATGCACAGTCATTTTACACTGATGTAACAGTTAGATATTGCATTCTGTAATGTAATAATGGAAGATTATTCACAAGTCCTGTCTTTGAATCCACAGGACCCAGTGGCAACAGGCCCCTTCGCTTTTCCTGAAGGTGGCATCCTGACGCTGAAGCAAGACTTCCCCGTTCCCTCAGTCTTTTTCATCCACATCTGTGCAAGACCCAGTTCTGTACCTGATCAAGTATGTGTGTTCTACCAACAGACTTGCCAAATTAGAAACTGCTTCCTTCTTCAAATCTCATTAAGCATTTGGGcctattatttattaaaagtaCCACAGTACACTTAGTAAATAAACAGTTCTCTCCTTTGATAAGAAGCCTATCCGAGGCATAATTCAAGATAAAGCATTCCACAGCAAGTGATAGGAGCCATCACTGAGATAAAAGCACGTTTACCAATGGTAGGAAAGTAATAATGCAGCAATACAGTCTCTGCTTTAAACTTATGTCATGTGCTACCAGGCTTGACAACAGTTCTCCAGTTAATAATTCATAGctaaaaatgaagtgaaatcaTGCCTGTCCTAGATTAGGTATCTGTATCTGCTTGTTCAGTCCCAAGATAACCATGCTCATAGTGGTGCACAGAGCCTCTGAAGGTCTTCTGCAAGGTCTAGAGGTTGGAGACTTGTAGTCTACAAAGCTGCAGAGctataaattttgttttttaatccaaGTCTCAATGGAAAGAATCAAAGGAAAATCTCAGTAAGGTAGGATGAGGACAGAACATCTAGCCTTACTGATTGGTTTGTACAGCTTTCTGATATGGAAATTTGTCTTTGGACAGGTGACTGGTGTTCGTTTCATCCCTCTCACAAAAGGACAGGTTGTTGTGTTGTGGGACGATGGTTGTGTAAATTCAAAGTAAGtgccttttaaaatacaatggGTATAACCAACACATGACTCGCTAAGTTGCCACCAGTCCTTCAGAGTGAAACAAGTTTACTCATTAATGACCACTTGTTCCTTGAGAGATGCTACAGTACATTTGCATGACAAAATGAACTGTATAACCCCCGTGTATTTACAGGAAGTAATTCTGACTAATTTATTGTCTGAGCAAGAGGATCTGCATGCTGCTCACCAGCATCCAATGACATTTTTGAGGGACTTTCCTTCAGCATAGCACACAGGAAGATTCATGACAAAAACTGTTTTACTAACAGGTGCTTAGGTAGAATTATCCATAAGTCTAAGTCTATAGGTTGGAAGAGAAAACCTCCAGTTCCTTGCTCCAGCAAGCTATACTGGAGTAGAAACTTTCTGTAGCCGAACTATCCAAAGCGGTCCAATATACATCCAGAGTTCCTCATGAAGCACTGATAGAGCTTCTTTTCAAGTCAGACTTCATCTTTGATAACCCCTGGTCTGGGAGTGAAAAATGCTTACCAGTTTATGATGCCACAAGTACCCCATATTGCAAGTCAGGCTGGATTTTCTTCTGTGGCCTGTTGGAGCTGTGATTCCTCCTAAAATACACAATTCATGCCATCCTGCATTTTATAGCAGTGAGTCAACTGAATATTTCctatttttggtgtttgttaTTATGTCTCTGAGATTAAGATTTGGTAATTCACTGCACTATCGGTTGTGTTTACCAGCTcatctggttttcttttctagaTGTATAAAGACATTTGAAGTGCAGTTCTCACCAGATGGAAAAGCCTACCGGCGGATTAATGCCAAAGACACAATATTCACTCTCTGGGTCTACAGTCCAGGTAAGGCCAAAACACATATACCACATAATTTTTCATGTTAATAACTCCACTGATAAATGTGTGAAACTCCACTTAGTAAGTACTGAAAACACGTAACTTGCTAGTGACATACATTCCCATCACAAATAAGAGCATGTCCCTTCCTTTAAGGGCCACATTCTTTGTGAAATCCATATTGTCAAGGACAGGCATTTATTGAAAAATAGTCATGAGGACATTATAATAAACATTGCTACAAGTAAACTCTTGTCACAGAAACCAAAGTCACCCAGACAAGGGCCTTTGCAAGCTCCCTGGGAGGCAAAGCAGCTCCTTTGTCTCTGCTGTTACTGGTGTAGAGGCATgcaaaaatgagaacaaaaaaaattgctCCACATGATCAGAGCTTGGTATTGTGCTGATCCTGGCATTGTACTTTTGGTAGTTCACTCAAACCaagacaatgctgaggtttggGCTCAGTCCCATAGATATTGGTCATGAGTTAGCCTGAGAGTGTGGCAAATACAGTTTGTACAGTCCTCTTGGTGTAGGGTGGTAGGAGCAAACAGCCTTGGTAACATTTGCTTAGTACCATTGAGTCTTGAGGTGTTTAACTACCAGACTTGGCAACACACAAGCAAGTATGAGGTCACATCCACCTTTCTTGCAGGGCTTGACTGTCATACATTTATCATGttctgagctgcagcagcagaagcttgCACATCTGCACTCCTCCTGGTCATCTGTTCCTGTTCTTATACCTGTTTACGGTTTGACAGGCTTAAGCCACTGAAGCCCCCAGTTTGTAAAAACAGAAGAGGTCCTTCTGTAGGACAGTTTGTTTTAGCTGTCTGAATACCTAACCAAGGAGAGAATCCTGTCTTTGCTGTTTCCTAGAGCTTTCTTTTTAGACCTGACTAGCTGCCTAAGTTTTAGAGGTTTCACATTAGGGGGAAGTAAGGTTCATCTTTGTCAGCAGGCAAAGCTACTCCTCATGACTGTGGTCGTATCTCCTGAAGTACAGCCTACATGTAGTGCAGACATACCCAGATGAAGAAGGCTGAAAGAAGGctgtaatgttttctttgttgttatctcatttgtttgtttgggttttttaaCCGTAAGTGGTCTAATTCTTAATGTGATTCTGCCAAACAAGAAATACTAATAAGCACTGATCAGAGCTGTGTGAAACACTGACAGACCTTACCTCAAAGTGATACTAGTAAGTTGCAATTCAGAGAAGCTTCTTCCAGAAACACAAGCTCATCTTAGCCTGAGAAAGGCTTTAGCAGTGGGCACAGAATAAAATTCAGAGCTATTATTGCAACATAAAGGCTGCACAAGTAGCCAGGAACTGTAAATCATGGCCAAGGAAAATCTCTGAGATTAGAATTCATTATCATCTAGTGCTGCCCATCTGGGAAACCTACCAGATTTACTTGCTTGTTTCAAACATTAGAAAGAAGGAGTTCTTGAAAAAGTCCCCCATCTCTGCAACCGTTATTGCTACGTACATATTTCTTACTCATTATTCCtagccttcttttttttcctttaagaaaagaaaacataaaatactaAATCACACCTAAAAGTCAAGTAAATAgattaggaaaacaaacaaacaaacaaacaacaacaaacatttatATCGTTTGTGAAGTGAAAGTGTCTGCTAGTGAAGGCTGTGTTCTTCGAACTGGATCAAGGATGAAAAccaggagagctgcagaacAGCAACTCACATACCTTTGGAGTAAGTCGTCCTGCCACCGGAGCAGAGGGTTTTCAGTCAGCCTGCATACTTCTTGTTCTGCTTCTTTGTTGATCCTGTCTGCATATAACCTGTCACAAAGGCAGAATAATAGGCAGAATTCAAGTCAGAGtcggaaaaaaaggaaattagtaGATATGTCCTAGCCTCCTTCCAAAGGAAATGCTGGGAAAGCAATCCACTACTCACAAATCCTGATAAGAAGACAAGGAGGTACATGGtgcaaatgaaaaggaaaaaaaaaaggggctaGTGTTTGGTCCTGAGGAATTTATAATCATTTTTAGTTAGGCAGGTACAGACACACTTACGTAGGGTGCAGGACTGAATTCACTGCTTCTCCACGCCATTCCACACACCTACATTTTACAGACACCCTCCAAGCACCAGTGGTGTCAGCCTTTCACAGTGACCATCTCTAACCTTTTAATTTGCAGGAAGCTCAGTCTCCGGCTTTTACAGAGTGCGTGCCATTGACTACTGGGGGAAGGCTGGCCTGTCCTCTGTTCCTGTGGAGTATGTTGAAGCTCTCAAGTGACTCCGAAGACTGGTGCCTGGTTTGTTGACCGAGTGGTGTATGCTCCGTGCAGATGACAACTCCCCAGAAAAAGTAAACTCCTCCCAAGCTTAGGAGGGAGTATTGAAAGGACCTGATGAAGCAAGTTGGGAATGCAAGTTGGAAGCAACTGCCCCCGTTAACTCTTCAAAGTCAGCATTATCAAACAGCCACAACTGACAACCCAGCTTGTACAATTATAGGATGGGGATTTGGTTTTCTAACTAGGAATTATGGAAATAAATTTTTGTTATTCTCTATTTTTCACTGAGCTAATGCCCAGGACAATCTAAGATTTGCTAAGCCTTaaactgctgcaggagctgtatCATCAGTGTGCTGTATGAGTGAGGATGGCAGCAAAGGCACAAGGAGGACTTGTCTGAGAGTGAACTGCCTGTTTCAGCTGCCTGGCTGCCTTGACATAACAGAGTGATGGAAGGGCACAAAGCAACCGGACAGCCACATCCCAGTCATGAAGTGGAGGGTCGCTTTTTCCCCACCAGTTAATCATAGATGGTCCAGTGTACTATTTCAGAGCACTTCCCCTGTCTTCAGGTGTATGAGGTTCTTCACCCTCTCACAGAGGGATGTCCATGCAGCTGTTTTTGCATTTGTGGCTGTTACTTGCATTCCAGAGCTATTCCTGTCACACCAGCAGAAGGAGACACAAGAAGCTCTAGTCTCCAAACCAGATTGCCTCTTACACTCTGTGCTTTTGTCCAAGTCACTCAGTCACACCGTGGAGGCCTGTGTGGTT
This region of Anas platyrhynchos isolate ZD024472 breed Pekin duck chromosome Z, IASCAAS_PekinDuck_T2T, whole genome shotgun sequence genomic DNA includes:
- the IDUA gene encoding alpha-L-iduronidase isoform X1, with the protein product MRLLPWLIVHLGAGSAAFMVSVDVQRAGRPLQHFWRSTGFCPPLPHSRADLFDLSKDQELNLAYISSVPHGGIEQVRIHWLLELVAVGVMNEKLHYNFTALDNLMDLLWENKLIPGFELMGNPSGYFLNFEDKEQAVRWRNLITLLARRYIGRYGLAHVAKWNFETWNEPDHHDFDNVTMTVEGFLNYYDACSEGLRAASPLLKFGGPGDSFHPFPKSPICWNLLRHCYNGTNFFTGETGVRLDYISLHKKGGGRSLYILDQEVETVEQIQKLFPKFASVPIYNDEADPLVGWSIPQPWRADVTYAAMVVKVITQHQNLLIAKANNTINYTLLSNDNAFLSYYPHYFTQRTLTARFQMNNTKPPHVQMVRKPVLTVMGLLALLGEKQIFAEVKSSEGKSTENDTVGVLASVHTPSELQPSDSWQATLLIYSSEDNRTSSNISTVTVNATHFPKLKEPVYMTYYLDNNQTNPYLKWKELGSPDFPSPEQFQQIRDAEDPVATGPFAFPEGGILTLKQDFPVPSVFFIHICARPSSVPDQVTGVRFIPLTKGQVVVLWDDGCVNSKCIKTFEVQFSPDGKAYRRINAKDTIFTLWVYSPGSSVSGFYRVRAIDYWGKAGLSSVPVEYVEALK
- the IDUA gene encoding alpha-L-iduronidase isoform X2, translating into MNEKLHYNFTALDNLMDLLWENKLIPGFELMGNPSGYFLNFEDKEQAVRWRNLITLLARRYIGRYGLAHVAKWNFETWNEPDHHDFDNVTMTVEGFLNYYDACSEGLRAASPLLKFGGPGDSFHPFPKSPICWNLLRHCYNGTNFFTGETGVRLDYISLHKKGGGRSLYILDQEVETVEQIQKLFPKFASVPIYNDEADPLVGWSIPQPWRADVTYAAMVVKVITQHQNLLIAKANNTINYTLLSNDNAFLSYYPHYFTQRTLTARFQMNNTKPPHVQMVRKPVLTVMGLLALLGEKQIFAEVKSSEGKSTENDTVGVLASVHTPSELQPSDSWQATLLIYSSEDNRTSSNISTVTVNATHFPKLKEPVYMTYYLDNNQTNPYLKWKELGSPDFPSPEQFQQIRDAEDPVATGPFAFPEGGILTLKQDFPVPSVFFIHICARPSSVPDQVTGVRFIPLTKGQVVVLWDDGCVNSKCIKTFEVQFSPDGKAYRRINAKDTIFTLWVYSPGSSVSGFYRVRAIDYWGKAGLSSVPVEYVEALK
- the IDUA gene encoding alpha-L-iduronidase isoform X3, translating into MVALNKFEFTGYWNWLLSGFELMGNPSGYFLNFEDKEQAVRWRNLITLLARRYIGRYGLAHVAKWNFETWNEPDHHDFDNVTMTVEGFLNYYDACSEGLRAASPLLKFGGPGDSFHPFPKSPICWNLLRHCYNGTNFFTGETGVRLDYISLHKKGGGRSLYILDQEVETVEQIQKLFPKFASVPIYNDEADPLVGWSIPQPWRADVTYAAMVVKVITQHQNLLIAKANNTINYTLLSNDNAFLSYYPHYFTQRTLTARFQMNNTKPPHVQMVRKPVLTVMGLLALLGEKQIFAEVKSSEGKSTENDTVGVLASVHTPSELQPSDSWQATLLIYSSEDNRTSSNISTVTVNATHFPKLKEPVYMTYYLDNNQTNPYLKWKELGSPDFPSPEQFQQIRDAEDPVATGPFAFPEGGILTLKQDFPVPSVFFIHICARPSSVPDQVTGVRFIPLTKGQVVVLWDDGCVNSKCIKTFEVQFSPDGKAYRRINAKDTIFTLWVYSPGSSVSGFYRVRAIDYWGKAGLSSVPVEYVEALK